The following is a genomic window from Benincasa hispida cultivar B227 chromosome 7, ASM972705v1, whole genome shotgun sequence.
ACGTTCGACACTGCCAGATTTCCATTCCGTATCAATGCAGTGACGCAACAAGCGCCGCCGCCGCTCACGCCTTCCTCCGATACATCCCGATCCGTCCTCAGATAGCCGTCTTTGATTGCTTCCTCGAGTTCCGATTCTGCTCTTCTCGTTACTTGATCGATTACATTCTCGCTCATTCGTTTCGCTGCGATTTCCGCCACTCTTGCTCCACCGTGTCCGTCGAAAACTCCGAAGAAAGCCTGTAATTAAGTTCGATTTAACCtaactttaaataaaatctaattCTATGCGTTGATTTTCAGATCTGAATTTTGAAATACCTGTTTAGAATATCCTTGACTTCCGACGGTAACTGAAAATCGATCCTCCATAGCGCTGAttcgtcttcttcctcttttacaATAAACCGAATATCCTTCTCCTTCCTCCTCCATAACCTCCGGCGTCTCGAATATTCCAAATCCAAATCCAATCGGTATACTCGGCGGTACATCAATTCTCGCCGGCCTCTTCCTCTTCAAAACCGTATCAACAGGGGACACAGAGGACGGCGACGGGGAAGACGATGCAGAAACATGAAGATTTCTCGGACTGGACAACGATTTCggcgaagaagaagaagaagaagaagaagaagaagaagaattgagAGAAGAGGATTTGTAGAGTAGTGAAGAGAGCTTTGGAGATGAGAACAATGGAGTCATCGTCGTCTTCGGTACTGCAACTGCGCACATATTGATATTTTTGCCTTTATTCGATTTTTGATTGAAACGAATTTTGAGAAGATGAAATGGaaaggggaaagggaagaaggtATTTATAGTGGCGTTTGGATTTGTTAAACTGCGGTGTTTCTGGAAGAAGCAAtattaaaatttgggttgactTTAAATACTAATAAaagtcaaatttttatttttattttttgttactttttatttgtttattattattgttgttgttgttttctttttgaaatggTTGGATCAATGCGTAATGCAAATTGAAATTGCAATGCAACTTGAATGAATAGTTGAAAGGATCCGGCTTCACGCTCTTACCGAGTCCGGTGCAGCCACGTACTTTTTTAAACAGAaaaaagaacttcttcaaaaataaataaataaatagtaaataatgcTCAAATATAATCGATGTTCGAAATATCTATGTCGATAGAAATATCAGGTCCAGATTTTATGTAAATGTTGATAAAATTTcgaaaaaaatttatgaaaattgatataattagttaataaacTTTGATTATGCCATAATTAGACTATAtttgaccatttttaataatcatttttataaaGTAAGACAATATTTCGAAGTATAGTATAGATATCTGTGTAAATGTCGATGCAAGtgcataaatttaaaatataattacaaaataatttcaagttttattttattttactctaagtctttttttttaatgaaaactttggatggtaaaagaaataaaattcacatcaatttaattttgaagtgaaatgatgtgaaaattcaatgaaaaaatgttgaatgaaattaaaaataaatgtatgttatttttatcaatttggtTTCTTAGAAATAAAAGCTTTTGAtggtataaaaaaaacaaaacttatatcaatccaattttgaggtgaaatgatgtgaaattccaatgaaaaatgtttgaatgaagttaaaaataagtatatgttattatttttctcaattttggtTTATTGGAAATGAAAGCTTTGGAtggtaaaaaataaaacttacatcaattcaattttgatgtGTAAAACTATTCAATTCGTACAATCAAGACAAGTCTATAAaccttaaaaaaatttcatttaacCTAACTACTAAAAAAATAACCATAATTTCCATcgaaattttgagatttcctcAAAATTTCAATGGAAATTTTGATAATGGGGAAAAATCAAAATTCCCCCATACCGAAACTTGGAGTTGGTTGAAATTTCGACCGAAATTTTAAACTATGATTATAATttgtaaataagaaaaataaaatagaaaaaacctCTTTTggggtatgatattgtccataTTAGACAAATATAAGTGAAATCATTTCATGATATGTCACTTTATCATGATAATATGACATGGTGTTAATAGTTTTATATGTTTGCTTATGGGCATTGACGTGGCAATGGCAATCTCTCACTTATATATGTTCATGATCTTCCTCTTATTTAACAAATGAAGGATTTTGATTGcattttttaatatagtttgTATAGATTACCTACATGAAAAAAACGATCCACTTACATTGTTGATCAAACAAAAAACCATCAATTCATTCTACCATAAgaaacatatataatatattcagCATAAAAAACATTTTGTATATATGTCAGTTATACTCGTTttgactaattatttttttagtgcgATAGATAGAAGTGAGAATTCAAATCAAATACCTCTTAATCACTAATACATATTATGTcggtaaatatttaaattacgattaaaaagtcaattaattcaataaataaatgGTTAATTTAATGCACATGCACAACACGCGCCGGCTACGTGAGTGCTTCTCGACGCTAATAAAAAACTACCAGGCTCCTAGGTgaagtttattttgaattttatattatttaaaatattaattttaattacttaaacagtctttaaaaataaaaataaaaaaatcaatagtcAAACTCGTCTAAAATTGTCTGGCCCTGAGCTGTTTGACTCGGTCTATATTCGTCGCCTCCGCCTCTTAGCCATTTCCATTTGGAAGGAAAATACCGCAACTATCCTCTTACATACGTGGCTGATTCTTATTACTCCACGTTTCGGTCAATCGTCATTACAATGATACGGCCTTTTCTACAGTTTCTAGTGAActgaataattttattattattattttaatttaattcgtG
Proteins encoded in this region:
- the LOC120081181 gene encoding probable protein phosphatase 2C 2, with product MCAVAVPKTTMTPLFSSPKLSSLLYKSSSLNSSSSSSSSSSSSPKSLSSPRNLHVSASSSPSPSSVSPVDTVLKRKRPARIDVPPSIPIGFGFGIFETPEVMEEEGEGYSVYCKRGRRRISAMEDRFSVTVGSQGYSKQAFFGVFDGHGGARVAEIAAKRMSENVIDQVTRRAESELEEAIKDGYLRTDRDVSEEGVSGGGACCVTALIRNGNLAVSNVGDCRAVLSRKGKAEALTSDHRAGREDERNRIEKSGGYVDCCGGGWRVQGTLAVSRAIGDEHLKQWVISAPETRVMKIDDDCRFLILASDGLWDKVTNQEAVDIVEAMCGAEIMKKKPINPSLIMSACKQLVSLSTSRGSIDDTTVMIIKLNSLIHSSTSNHH